The DNA sequence TGATTGAGCCGATATTCAACGAGAGTATGCTTAAACGTGCCTGTGAGAAAGCGCTTGTTACAATCTCTGTATCGGATTTAAGAGAATTCACTTCTGACAGACACCGTACTGTTGATGATGCTCCTTACGGAGGGGGCCCGGGTATGATTTTAAAGCCGGAGCCTATTTTCCTTGCTGTTGATTCTTTGAAATCCAATTATCCTGATAAAGAGCCAAGGATAATTTTGATGACTCCTCAGGGTGAGAAGTACAGCCAGAAAAAGGCTATGGAACTATCAGGTGAAGATTATTTGATTTTTATCTGCGGGCACTATCGGGGAGTTGATGAAAGAGTAGTTGAAACGCTTGTTACTGATGAAATATCCATTGGCGATTATATCCTGACAGGCGGAGAACTTGCAGCTGCTGTAGTAATTGATTCTGTAGTGCGTCTTATTCCCGGAGTATTGGGTGATTTTGACTCTGCAGAAGGGGATACATTCACATGCGGGATGTTTGATTATCCCCATTATACAAGGCCTGAAGATTTTCGGGGAATGCGCGTCCCTGATGTTTTGTTG is a window from the bacterium genome containing:
- the trmD gene encoding tRNA (guanosine(37)-N1)-methyltransferase TrmD; this translates as MRIDVVTPFPGMIEPIFNESMLKRACEKALVTISVSDLREFTSDRHRTVDDAPYGGGPGMILKPEPIFLAVDSLKSNYPDKEPRIILMTPQGEKYSQKKAMELSGEDYLIFICGHYRGVDERVVETLVTDEISIGDYILTGGELAAAVVIDSVVRLIPGVLGDFDSAEGDTFTCGMFDYPHYTRPEDFRGMRVPDVLLSGHHARIEEWRRKKALEKTKRERPDLLDRETKDKF